In one Blastococcus sp. Marseille-P5729 genomic region, the following are encoded:
- the catC gene encoding muconolactone Delta-isomerase: MLFAVKMDVAIPHDVDPEQIAETIATEKAYSQQLQRDGEWRHIWRCAGQYSNISIFDVADNERLHEILWNLPLFKYMTIEVTPLATHPSDIAVGD; the protein is encoded by the coding sequence ATGTTGTTCGCCGTGAAGATGGACGTCGCGATCCCGCACGATGTCGACCCTGAGCAGATCGCCGAGACGATCGCTACCGAGAAGGCCTATTCGCAGCAGCTGCAGCGGGATGGCGAATGGCGGCACATCTGGCGATGCGCCGGCCAGTACTCCAACATCAGCATCTTCGATGTCGCCGACAACGAGCGGCTGCACGAGATCCTGTGGAATCTGCCGCTGTTCAAGTACATGACGATCGAGGTGACGCCGTTGGCCACCCACCCTTCAGACATCGCCGTCGGGGACTGA
- a CDS encoding mandelate racemase/muconate lactonizing enzyme family protein: protein MKIERIEAIPFAIPYAKKLQFASGEVDTARHVLVRVHTTDGLIGTAEAPPRPFTYGETQASIIAIINDVFAPQITGLTIFQRERVRALLDRTIGNPTAKAAVDMALWDLIGQSLGASVTDLLGGFGEGMRVCHMLGFDTPEVMVEQAHRMRENYGISTFKVKVGRHPVDLDVAVCRALRAEFGDAIELYIDGNRGWSASESAEALRQMADLGLTLAEELCPADDVLGRRWLVRQAPIPFVADESVPTQADVTRELLGGSATAISIKTARTGFSASQRILGQCEGMGVEVVMGNQIDGQIGTACTVAFGAAFAHTSKRAGELSNFLDMSDDLLVDPLQISDGVLSTRPGPGLGIAVDESKLSHYREDR from the coding sequence GTGAAGATCGAGCGCATCGAGGCGATCCCCTTCGCAATCCCATATGCCAAGAAGCTGCAGTTCGCCAGCGGCGAGGTCGACACTGCCCGCCACGTGCTCGTGCGGGTGCACACGACCGACGGGCTGATCGGCACCGCTGAGGCGCCGCCGCGCCCGTTCACCTACGGCGAGACGCAGGCCTCGATCATCGCCATCATCAACGACGTCTTCGCCCCGCAGATCACCGGCCTGACGATCTTCCAGCGGGAACGGGTTCGGGCACTGCTCGACCGGACGATCGGCAACCCCACCGCCAAGGCGGCCGTCGACATGGCTTTGTGGGATCTCATCGGCCAGTCGCTCGGCGCCAGCGTCACCGATCTGCTGGGCGGCTTCGGCGAGGGCATGCGAGTCTGCCACATGCTCGGCTTCGACACGCCCGAGGTGATGGTCGAACAGGCGCACCGCATGCGTGAGAACTATGGCATCAGCACGTTCAAGGTGAAGGTCGGCCGCCATCCTGTCGACCTGGACGTCGCCGTGTGCCGTGCGCTGCGTGCGGAGTTCGGCGACGCCATCGAGCTGTACATCGACGGCAACCGCGGCTGGAGCGCATCGGAGTCCGCCGAGGCGTTGCGCCAGATGGCCGACCTCGGGCTGACGCTCGCCGAGGAGCTGTGCCCCGCGGACGACGTCCTCGGTCGCCGCTGGCTCGTCCGGCAGGCGCCGATCCCGTTCGTGGCCGACGAGAGTGTGCCGACCCAGGCCGACGTCACCCGCGAGCTGCTGGGCGGTTCGGCAACCGCGATCAGCATCAAGACCGCCCGCACCGGCTTCAGCGCATCCCAGCGAATCCTGGGCCAGTGCGAGGGCATGGGCGTCGAGGTCGTGATGGGCAACCAGATCGACGGGCAGATCGGAACCGCCTGCACCGTTGCCTTCGGCGCGGCGTTCGCGCACACCTCGAAGCGGGCCGGTGAGCTGTCCAACTTCCTCGACATGAGCGATGACCTACTGGTCGATCCCTTGCAGATCAGCGATGGCGTGCTATCCACCAGGCCGGGACCGGGGCTCGGGATCGCCGTCGACGAATCCAAGCTGTCCCACTACCGCGAGGACCGCTGA